A single region of the Sphaerodactylus townsendi isolate TG3544 unplaced genomic scaffold, MPM_Stown_v2.3 scaffold_1099, whole genome shotgun sequence genome encodes:
- the LOC125424812 gene encoding beta-1,3-galactosyltransferase 4-like, with amino-acid sequence MGPAVARGVGRLAGLLGGCRLRCRRRVATGLLAGLVCLSAAAFLCSGGHEELFSRALPLWAAAGGGGPPDDPPAPPPPPRRPAEFALEPPPPPACAPPTGPRRRRLLLLSLVVSATDHAEQRQAVRATWGGVGGSPPGALRTFFVVGLPGDPSRQAALEEEARRHGDLIQGRFVDTYANLTLKTLALLGWAAFRCPAAAFVLKVDDDVFMNLPALAAHLDALRDPRGLYLGRIHWRVRPDRNPASRHHVPAALYPGDVFPPYCSGTAYVLSGDAVAAVLDAARHVPLVPVEDAFVGLCAWRAGITPRHVVRMAGSTHFPADPCCYREVLFSVHDVAAPKMVDMWQRAWRQEAACTFFQHAFGILRCRILSWMEAGL; translated from the coding sequence ATGGGGCCGGCGGTGGCGCGGGGCGTGGGGCGGCTGgcggggctgctggggggctGCAGGCTCCGGTGCCGGCGGCGGGTGGCGACGGGGCTGCTGGCCGGCCTGGTCTGCCTCTCGGCGGCCGCCTTCCTGTGCAGCGGCGGCCACGAGGAGCTCTTCTCGCGGGCCCTGCCCCTCTGGGCGGCCGCGGGCGGCGGGGGCCCCCCCGACGACCCCCCTgcgccgccgcccccgccccgccgccCCGCGGAGTTCGCGCTGGagcccccgccgccccccgcctGCGCCCCCCCGACGGgcccgcggcggcggcggctgctgctgctctcgctgGTGGTCAGCGCCACCGACCACGCCGAGCAGCGCCAGGCCGTGCGGGCCACGTGGGGCGGCGTAGGGGGGTCGCCTCCGGGGGCGCTGCGGACCTTCTTCGTGGTGGGGCTGCCCGGGGACCCCTCGCGGCAGGCGGCGCTGGAGGAGGAGGCGCGGCGGCACGGGGACCTGATCCAGGGGCGCTTCGTGGACACCTACGCCAACCTGACCCTGAAGACCCTGGCGCTGCTGGGCTGGGCCGCCTTCCGCTGCCCCGCGGCCGCCTTCGTGCTCAAGGTGGACGACGACGTCTTCATGAACCTGCCGGCCCTGGCCGCCCACCTGGACGCCCTGCGCGACCCCCGGGGCCTCTACCTGGGGCGCATCCACTGGCGGGTGCGGCCCGACCGGAACCCCGCCAGCCGCCACCACGTGCCCGCCGCCCTGTACCCCGGCGACGTCTTCCCCCCCTACTGCAGCGGCACCGCCTACGTCCTCTCGGGGGACGCCGTGGCCGCCGTCCTGGACGCCGCTCGCCACGTGCCCCTGGTCCCCGTGGAGGACGCCTTCGTGGGCCTCTGCGCCTGGCGGGCCGGCATCACCCCTCGGCACGTGGTCCGAATGGCGGGCTCCACCCACTTCCCTGCCGACCCCTGCTGCTACCGGGAGGTCCTGTTCAGCGTCCACGACGTGGCGGCCCCCAAGATGGTGGACATGTGGCAGAGGGCCTGGCGCCAGGAAGCAGCCTGCACCTTCTTCCAGCACGCCTTTGGGATCCTCCGGTGCCGGATCCTGTCTTGGATGGAAGCCGgcctgtga